GAGGGGCCATTTACGTTGGCAGTACGCCTGCCATGGTTTTCTCAAACGACTCCTTCCGGGTCGGAAACAGAACGTTCCCCGGAACACCCGTTCAGCTCCTCCTTTCGTATGCCCCCTGCGCTGGTAAGGGAATTGGCTACATCGTAATGGTATCCACTCCCGGTGGCTCAAATGTGTACAACGGCATCATTAAAACCCCCGAAACGACAACCCCAACCAAAGTAACCTTTGCCCCCGGTTTCAGGTTCACAACCCTTCTGGTGCTCCACAATTACACCACGTATATGAAAGCGTATTTCGGGATTTCCTGCCCATCCAACAGCTCCAGGGGAGGCCTCAGCTGGCCCTTAATTCTGGCGATTTCAGGTTCTGTCCTCGTGCTCGTGGCACTGTTCAAGAGATAAGGGGGTGTAAGCGTGCTCATAGCACTCATAAGCGATATTCATTCGAACCTTGAGGCCCTTGAAGCCGTGTGGGACGAGATTAAGGAAGCAGACACTTTCCTCTGCATGGGTGACCTCGTTGGCTACGGCGCTTCCCCGAACGAGGTCGTTGAATTTGTGCGGAAGCAAATGGAGAGGAGAACCTTTCTCTGCATCCGCGGGAACCACGACAACGCCATAGCCTTCGGCGCGGACTGGAGCTTCAACCCCTACGCGAGGCAGGCTGTAAGGTGGCACCAGCGCGTCATTACTGTCGAGAACCTTGAGTTCCTCAGACGACTTCCGGTAAGGCAACTCTTCACGGACGACACGGGCAGAAGCTACCTTCTCATCCACGGCTCGCCGAGGGCCCCCCTCGACGAGTACCTCTTCCCCTGGCTTCCCGAGAGCGAGTTTAGAGCGGTTCTGAGCTACGTCCGCCAGGACGACCTGCTTCTCGGCCACACACACGTGCCGATGCTGAAGGTGATTGAGGGGAGACGGATAATAAACCCGGGCTCGGTGGGCCAGCCAAGGGACGGGGACTGGAGGGCGAGCTACGCGCTGATAGACACGGAAACGGGAGAAGTGACCTTCCATCGCGTCGAATACGACGTTGAAGAGAGCGCGAGGAAGATAATAGAGGCAGGATTGCCAAGGTTTTTAGCGGACAGGCTCTTCGAGGGCCTTTAGTCCTTTTTCTTCAGACCGCCTTCGAGTGTTCCCCTCGGTCTCGGGGAGGTTGCCTTCGGAAGGCGTTTGAGCTTGGAGCGGACGGCGAGCTTGTTGGTGTCTATTATTATGACCTCGCCTATGCTCTTCACCGCGCTCACGGGGATGAGGAGAAGCCCCTCGTGGTCTGTAACGAACTCGCTCGTGTCGAGGTCCTCGTCGGGCTCGGCGACGATTACAAGGATTTCACCGGTCTCCTCGTCGAAACTGAGGTCGTAGACCCACCCGAGTCTTATTCCAGTGTCAGTTATGAGCTCAACATCCCTAAGCTTGGATGCCATTATCTTGACCATCTCCGCCACCTCTGGGATTAATCGTGTAACCCCTTGGGGATTAACGTATAAAACCTTTTTCCAAAGGAATCCAAAAACGGGAAGGGAATCAAGCCTTCTTGGCCTGCAACTCCTGCGCCCTCTTAGCCAGCTCCCCGAGCTGGGCCTCAAGCTTCTTAAGCGCTTCCTGGGTCTTCGCGATTGCCTCATCGTACTCCTTTATGCGCTCCTCGAGGTATTCGATGGCGCTATCGAGGTTCTTCTCGACGGCGTAGCCGGCGCCAACGCTCACAATCGCGTTCTCCTTGTCGGTTATCCTGCCCTTGAGGAAGGAACCGGCCCCAATCGGAACGAGGATTTCAACCTCTCCCTCGGTCTTCTTGAGCTCCTCCAGCGTCTCCTTGACGGCCTTGAACTCGTCCCTTCCAAGGGTGAGGAGCTCAAGGTTCTGGGCCAGCAACTGAGCCTGCGCCTGCAGGAGCTGATACTCGTAAGCGAGCTTCTCCATCTCCTTCTCAACCATCGCTACCACCGGAGAAACTACGGAGGGAGGCTTTTAAGGTTTGGGTTAAAAGAAAAGGGGAATCAACCGAGGATTTCCTCAGCGATTCTCTCGGCAATCTCCTTGAGCGCTTTGCTCGCCGGGCTGTCGGGGAAGGCCTCGACAACCGGCTTAAGCATCGCCATGCTCTTTGGAATGGCCCTGTCGTAGGGGACCTCGCCGATAATGGGAATCCCCTCGGCCTCGGCCCACTCCCTAAGGGCGGTAAAGCCCGGGTTCAGGTCGGCCTTGTTGACTATCAGGTAAGCAGGTTGCCTGAAGTGCTGGACGACCTTGTAAGCCCTCTGAACGTCGCTGAGCGAGGCGGGAGTAGGCTCAGCAATCAGTATCGTCAAATCGGCCCCGCCTATGCTCGCTATCACCTGACAGCCAATTCCAGCAGCGGAGTCAACTATCATGTGCTCCAGGTTGAGCTCGTCCATCAGCTTCTTTGCCCACTCCTTCTCCTCGGTGACGAGCTTACCGCTCTCGGGCCTGCCGACGTCGAGCTGGGCCGAGATTATCGGGAATCCGTACTTGGTGGTTGCCTTTCTGATGACGCCGGAGCGGGCCTGCTCAAGGGTTATAGTGCCCGGAACTGGGCAGACAAGGCCACAGACGTTGCAACCCTCGCAGGTGAGCTCGTTGACGACGTAGTTGCCGTCCTCGTCGATGTAGATGCTCTCGTATGGACATCTTTCATAGCAGATTCCACAGCGGACGCAGGTCTCGGTGTTTATCCTAGCAACCTTAGCCCCGATGTGCTCGCGCTCCTTATCCCATTCCTCAACGCCGAGGAGAAGGCCGAGGTTCGGCGCTTCGGCATCCGCATCAACCGCTATGAGCCTGTATTTATCCTTCAGGAAGTAGAGGAGCGAGGCCGTTATCGTGCTCTTCCCGACGCCACCCTTACCGCTCGCAATCGCTACCTGCATCACTCATCACCTCCAAGGAAGTCGGCAACCTTCTCGGCCAGCTCGCGGAAGATTTTCGCCTCGGGAACGTCCTCAAGGACGATAGGCCTTCCGCTTACGTAGCTCCTCACGATGTTTTCGCTGTAGGGGATTTCAGCGACGACCTCAGCGCCGTACTTCTCCGTTATCTCCCTGACCTTCTCAACGTCGCCGAGGTCCGAGCGGTTGACCACGACCCATGTCTTGAGGCCCATCAGCTTTCCGAGCTTTAGAATCAGCTCGGTGTCGTGGATTCCGAGCGGGGTCGGTTCGGTGACCGCTATGAGGAGCCTTGACCCCTCAATCGCCTTCGAGACTGTGTTGCCGGTTCCAGCGGCGGTATCAACCATCAGGAGCTCGTAGTTGAGGTTTCTGGCCCTCTTCTTGGCCTCAACGACGAGGGGCATCGAGCGCTCCTCGCCTTCCCTAAGCTTCCCGGTGACGAGGGTGAAGCCGTAGGGCGTTTCCGTTACGTAGGTGTGCCCGATGACGCGGAAGGCTTCCTGAATAGCGCCGGGAACGGGGCAGACTATCTCACAGGCCCGACAGCCGGAACAGAGGTTCGGCATGAGGAAGGGCGTTCCGTCCTTGAGGGTGATTATCGCGTGCTCCTCGCAGACTTCCGCACACTTCCTGCACTTGGTGCACTTCGAGTAGTCAAACTTCGGCATGAACTGGTTCACCGGCTCTTCCCCGGCCAGCTCAACGCCGAGGAGCAGGTGGTCGTTCGGCGCCTCTACGTCCAAATCCGCCAGGACGAGTTTGAAGCGCCTCGCAAGCTCGACCGCAAGGTTAATCGCGACGGTTGACTTTCCAGTTCCTCCCTTTCCACCGCTCACGGCTATCTGCAAGCTCTCACCTCCAGGAATTAGGGGAGCCGAATTCCTTTTAAGCTTTGTGCATAATCACGAAAAGTCGCGAAAGGTTTTTATTCACAAAGCGTTATTAAAACCCGGTGATGCGAATGGAGAGCGTCGTTAGGATAGAGAAGAAGAAGGCCGAAGTTTACAGGGCATTGATTCCGCTCGTCCCGAGGGACTTCAAGGATGACCTTAAACTGCTCGCGAGCCACGCCGAGAGGAACGCGAAGCTCCTCGAGGGCGTTGAGGTACCTGCTGACACGAAGGGCCTACGGGAGGTCGAGGTTGCCCTCGAGTTCCTCGAGAAGGCACTCGCCGACCCAGAAGCGACCGTTGAGGACTACTACCGCTACGCCATCGACGCCGAGGAAGCGACGGCAAGGCTTTACTCGGAGCTGAGCATGAGGGCTAAATCAGAAAAGACAAGGAGGCTCTTCCGCTGGCTGGCGGAGATAAGCAGGGAGCACGCCGAAATCCTCAGGAGACACCTCGAGATGTGGGAGTTCATGCAGGAGAACGTTGAAGAGGAGGAGATTCCAGAGGATTTAATCGAGCAGTGGTTCGAGGACATCGACCTGTGATTAGGCTCCCCTAAATCTTTTTAAAGGGCCTTTCGAGCTTTCACTGGTGATGCTCATGAGGTGCCTCAAGGTCGCGTTCGGAATGGAGGATGATGAACACCTTATTGATGCCCACTACGGAGATTCAGAGTTCTTCGCAATCTATGAGGTTTGCGAAGACGGAAGCGTGAGGCTCATCGAGAAGAGGCCGAACAAAGCTAAAGATTTTGAAGAGGAGCACGACGAAGGCCACGGCGACCCGAGGAAGTTTAAAGCAGTGGTGAGCCAGCTCCTCGATGTTGACGTCTTAGCTGCCTTCAGAATGGGGCCGAACTTCCTGAGGATTCGCGACAAGACCAACAAGGTTGCATTTTTCACGAGGACGAGGGATTTGAAGCTCGCCCTGCAGAGGCTCATTGAGAACTTCAACGACCTCTGGGAGCAGGTGCAGGCGAAGAAGGCCGAAAAGCCACCCATCGAGGAGTGAACCATGCGCTTCTGGGGCATAGAGCCCAAAGTGGCGCTTTTCACTTTTCCCTACGCGCTCCTCGCCCTCTACCTGAACTCCGCCCTCGGACTCCGAACTCCGAGATTCCTGGAAGTCGGAGCGATTTTCGTCATCGTCGGAGTTGCACTGTGGCTCATCTGCTACCTCCAGGTTTCAAAAGCTTACAGGGAAGGAAAACTGCTGACGGACGGCTGTTACTCCCGCGTCAGGCACCCGATATACTCAATCTGGGGCCTCCTGATAATTTCCGGCTTCTCCCTTGTCGTCGGGGGCTTCATGCTCGGCCTGCCCCTGGTTTACTGGCTCGCCGTGGTGAAGTTTATAGGCGAGGAAGAGAAGGCTTTGGAGGAGCGGTTCGGCGATGGGTGGCGGGAATATGCAGAGAGAACGCCCCGGTTCCTACCGAGGCTTTGAGCTCCTGCCGGTTCACCTCTACGTTCTGGTCCACCTCAGGAAGGCCGGTGTTGACTACGCCAAGATGATGGCGAAGGTGAGCGGTCTACCCCTTGCGCTCATCGAAGATGCGATAAACGACCTCCTCGAGCTTCGCTTGATTGAACGCGACTCAGGGAGCGCGATAAAGAGGAGCAGGGCGCGCTTCAAGAAGGCCTTCGAGGTTCACAAGCACCACACCTACTACCGCCTCTCCCGCGAGGGCGAGCTCTTCGTCCGCTCGATTGACGAAAGGTGGCTTAAGCGGTATTTCAACGGCCTCTTTCCCGATGGCTGGAAGGTTGCTAATGCCCTTGCAGAAAGCAGGGACGTGAGGGAAGCGGGTGGAAGAGTTCAAATCAGCGAAGAAACCATCGAGGAACTCAAAATCCTGCGCTTCGTTACGGAAAAGGGCAGAAAAACGGAGTTCTTCAAGAGGCTGTGGGAGTTCCTCCAATAAAAGGGAACAGACATCAGGAGCGGGTAACGTTCGCAACGGTGACGTTCTGAATCGCAGTGGTGAGGACTTCGTAGGCGTCCCTGAGAGTGAAATAAGCGTTCCTGACGAGTATCATGACGCGATAGCTTCCAAGGCTCGCAAGGATATTGCCCCCTGCAGAAATCTGGGTAGCCTTCTGCATAAGCACGGTCGCGTTGTTGTAGAGAGCCAGTGCCTCAGAGAGCGTGGCGTTGTCCACTCCAAGCTCAACAGCCTTCTGGTAGGTGGCGTTGAACTCAGGAAGGAGGGCGTTGTAGTTCCTGTAGTAGAAGTACGTCAGCATCATTATTGTCGTTGGGGAAACCCCGCTCGTCGTCGTCAATGAAACCGCACCGGCCTGTGGTACTGCCATTCCGAGGAGGAGCACTCCGAGTATTGCAAGGGCTACCTTTCTCATGGTCTCACCCCAAAATGTATACATTCACCCGAAAATATAAATCTAACGGGCACGGTTCAGGCAAATAATGAACAGCGGAGTTCCCAACGGCACAGGACCATGAGGGCATCAACGCACTCACGGCACTGGAATCACGTACTTTTGGTTCCCCTTTTCAAAGCCCCTGAAGGAACCGAGCTTGAGGCCGAGGAGTGCCTTTTCAATATCGACCACCTTCATCGAGGCCAGATGGGTAACGCGCGTTCCGCTGAGGAACTCCGGCAAAAGCTGTCCCGTCGGTCCTGTCAGGACGAAGAGTTCCGCATTCTCAGCCCTGTCGATGAGCATGTCCACCGTCCCGTTTACGAGACAGCTCGCGCTCGCTATCACAATGTCCATCTCCGGGAGCAGATGGTACTCGAGGGTGTCGCTAAGCGTCTCCCTGTCCCACAGCTTGGGGTTTCTCTCGAAGACGTAGAGTGCATAACCCCTCTCACGGAGTTCACGGGCGAGAGGGGGCATGTTGCCGATTAGCGCAACTTTCCCGGCCTTCTCAGGCAGGAGCTCCAGAACGTCAACGTTGGTGGCGTCGCTTAGGTCTATGTAGTACTGCGAAACCGCGTTTATCGTCGCGAGTCCGAGGGTTCTTTCAATGACGTTCAAACTGTCGGCCTTTTCGATGAAAGCCTCAAGCGACGGTTCACTTATCGAGTTCGTGTAGCGCTGGACCTCCTCGGGAAGGGTCATCGCTACTCCAAGGGCCTTTCCGTTTTCTCCTCCAACGAGAACCCACGTGTATGGCAGAGCGAAGCCGAAATCAACCAGCTCAAGCCCATCAACGAGCTTCAACGCCTCCCGCTTAATCCTCCTCAACAGCATGCAACCACCTAACCCATTCATATGGCCCGGCCTTATTAACCAATCCGTTAGGGGAACCGAAAAGTTTATAAGTTTGTGCATATGCACAAAATAACAGGACGAAGGAGGTGGTGTGAATGAAGATTGCGATACCTACCAACGGAGGAGGACTGAACGATACCGTTGCTCCCGTCTTCGCGAGGGCACCCGCGTTCCTTATAGTTGACATTGACGAGAACGGAAACGTCGTGAACGAGAAGGTCATTCAGAACCCTGCAATGAACGCTACCGGCGGTGCGGGACCGCTCGCTGTTCAGACCCTCATCAACGAGGGTGTTGAGGCGATAGTTGCACCTCAGGTCGGCCCGAACGCCCTTGGAGCCATCCAGGCCGCGGGCATAAGGCTCTACCAGGTTGCCCCGGGAACCCCGGTCGAGGAGGCCATCAGGGCCGTAACCAGCGGAAGCGCCCCGAGTGCGAGCACTACAGTTCCAGCGCCGGCCTACGGACCGTATCCGGTCGCGCCCGCGACTCCGGCGACCCCGACCGCTCCAGCGTACCCGGCCTACCCGCCCTACGGCTACGGCTTCGGCCCGGGAAGGGGCTGGGGAAGAGGCTGGGGACGCGGTAGAGGCTTCGGACGCGGTTTCGGAAGGGGTAGAGGAAGAGGCTGGGGCGCGAGGCTCGGCTACTGCCCCTGGACCGGACAGCCAAGCAGAAGGGCCCTCCGCTGGCTCTACGGCTGGTGGTGAGCCCTTTCTTTCTTAACCCTTTGGAGGCCAGACGATGCCACGCGGTATGGGCAGGGGCTACGGGAGGAGAGGCAACGGCGGAGCATTTTACCCGTTTGGGGGCTTCTACGGAATCCTTGACCTTCTAATCCTGCTCGGAATACTCTACTTCCTGTTCAAGCTCTTCATAGTAGCTCTCCCGTACGCCCTCGGACTCGTCGTGTTGTTGCTCCTCCGCTCGTTCCTGAGGGGAAATCGCTTCTGGTTCTACGGGCCTTTTTGAGCCTATGCAAAATTTTTTAAATTCGGGTTACCTAAATCAATCGGAGGTGATGTGAATGAGGATTATCGTGTCCACGATAAACGGCGGACTCGACGACCGCGTTAACCAGGCCTTTGGAAGGACCCCAACCTTCACGATTGTTGATATCGAGAACGGGGAGATAGTCAACGTCCAGGTCGTCCCGAACCCAGGCTATTCCCAGCCGAGGGGAGCAGGAGTTACCGCGGCGCAGTTCGCCATTGACCAGGGAGCTGATGCAGTAATAGCGGGCCAGTTCGGTCCGAACTCCTACGGTGTCCTCCAGGCCGCTGGCATAAGGATGTACTCAGCTCCCCCGACCATGACCGTCAGAGAGGCCGTTGAGGCGCTCCTCCGCGGTGAACTCCAGCCCGGAATCCAGGGAGGAGCAGGAATGGGTCCGGGCGGTGGCATGGGTAGGGGCATGGGTCGCGGTGGAGGAATGGGAAGAGGTCGCGGTATGGGTCGCGGACGTGGCGGAGGCTGGTACTGAACCCTTTTATATCCCTTTCTCTTATGTATTCCGTGATTGCTTATGGCGATTGTCAGACTCTGGCACGGGAAGGTCCCGATTGAGAAGGCCGATGAGTACGAGAAGTTTCTCATCGAGAGGGCGGTTCCGGACTACGGCTCCGTTGAGGGTCTTTTGAAACTCTACTTCACGAGAAAAGATGAAGGAGACGTTGCCCACTTTCTCCTCATAACGGTCTGGGACTCGATGAAGGCCATAAAGCGCTTCGCCGGCGAAAACCCCGAGCGGGCAAAGTATTACCCCGAAGACGACGAATTCTTTCTTGAAAAAGAAAAATACGTCCAGCACTACCGGGTTTTCTACGAGAAATAATCGACACAACCCTTTTCTATTCTTTCACCCTATGTTGATGTGGTGGCGATGAAAAAGATTCAGCTCCTCGCCGGGATTCTTGCCCCCATAGTGGCCCTCACAGGCATAGGAACGGCAATTCTCATAAACCGCTCGTGGTGGAGGCTCACCGACAACGCGATAAGCGACCTCGGAAGGCTCGGCTTACCCCACAACTGGGTCCTCAACGTCTCGCTCATTGTCTCTGCAGTCCTGGCGATTTACTACGTTATTGGACTCATCGGAGAAGTCGAAAACACCATAGAAAAGCTTGGGATTGGAGTTTTCATCGTTGGGCTGACCTTCCTCGCATTAATCGGCCTCTTCCCCGAAGGAACAAGTCCCCACTACTACGTCAGCTGGGGCTTTTTCATCTTTGCGAGTCTCGGTTTCCTGATTACAGGTATTGGAATGGGTCTCTCAGGAGAGAAGGGGCTGGCGGTCTTCAGCATGGCCCTCTTTGCAGTCGGCTGGGCGCTGGCCCTCTGGGCGAAGAGCCACTTCTCAGGAATAGCTCCTGCGGAGTTCGTCGGCGTCTTCGGAGTGATTGCGTGGCACTACACGATAATATGGAAAAAGTTCAGAGGGGCTCCTCGTCCCAGAGGCTGAGGTTGTTTCCCCTCTCTTTTCTCACCAGCGGTTCTCCCAGGAGTTCCTGCACATACAGCTCTGCGACGAAAACCTCCCCCTTCATCAGATGACCGCCGAAGACGTCGCCGTTGGCGTTGCCCAGCGTGACGTGAAGGTGCGCGAAGGGCTTTCCATCTTTAAGGCTAACGTTACCGAGCAGGGTTAGCATCTCAAACGTCCCGAGGAGCTCAATCCTCTTGTAGTTCTTAATCTCCTCTGAGTAATAGCCCACAACAGGATTCCTGAGCGAACCTATGCCCTTGACAATCGCCGTCTTTATCCCCTTCTCCTCTGCGAATCTGTTAACGAACTCAAGGAGGTCCTCTCCCTCGGGAACCCTAAGCAGGAAAATTCGCCCCGGCTTGAACTCCATGCTCTCACCTCAAAACTAATAAGACCGCCACGCTTTAACGCTTTGGGTGATTCGATGAAAACCAAGGAAGCACTTCTCGCAATCCTGCCGGAGCTTGAGGAGCTGAAGGCGGTTGACTTCAGCCAGTACGCGCCACCTTATCCAAACTTACTCACAGCTTTCCTCGAGAGTGGAGAGAAAGGCCTTCCCGCCTTTCAGCGGTTTGCGGAAAGAGCCGTCGGCAAGGAAGCCGTTGGTCAGGTGCTCCTCTCACTCCTCCAGTACCTGCTCATACGCTACCGCCGTTTCAACGAGTACGCCGTTGTTAAACCTGCGGTAAAGGTGTTCCTGACGCTCAAGGGCTGGCTCAACGAGAACGGCTTCAGGGAAGACTGGAACAGGGTTCTCAGCTCGTTCATAGGCTACCTCGTGAGTATGGTGCCCATGATAGTAGAGCACGAAGATAAGGAAACCGCTCTGGCGTATGCAAAGCTTATCGAAGACCTCGCAAGGGAAGCTTCCGAAAAGTTCAACGACGAGTACTACGATGAGCTTCTTGAGCGGGCCGTGGAGCTGAGGAAAAAGGTTGAGGAAAGCTAACGCTCGAGGAGTACCTGCGCGTAGCTCCTCGGGTCCTCCCAGACTTTAACGAGGATTCGCTTCACGTTCTCCCCGGCCTTCTCCGCTATTCTCTCCGCGAACCACTCGGCTATGTACTCGGCGGTGACGTTGGGCTTGTCGAGGATTACCACCTCGTCCTCGGGCAGTTCGAGCCTCTTGCCGTTCTTCTCGACCACGACTCTACTGTCCTCCCTCTCGAGGACCCAATCCTCGCTGACGAGAATCCTGTGGTCGAGCCTTTTTATGAGGTTGCTGAGGTGGTTAAAGTCGAAAATCATGCCGTTCTCGTTCAGCTCGCCCCATATCTCCACGTCCACGTTGTAGGTGTGTCCGTGAATCCTGAGGCACTTGCTGTCGTAGGGCAATGCGAGGAAATGCGAGCTGTCGAAATCCTTATGCCAGCCAATTTTTCTCTCCACGAGCCTGAACATGCTCCCACCGATTGGGCTTCCCCGTTAAGGTTATAACTCTAACTGGACAAACCTGAGGGGAGGAGGCCGGAGAATGCCAATGAGAGGACCTGGATGGGGACGCGGTAGGGGAAGAAGACGGAAGATGAGGATGATTGGGTTCATTCCCCAGGTTAGGCACTTCTATCCTGCGTTGCCCCCGGTCAGCCAGCCGAAACCGCCGATTTTCATGACATATGAGGAGTTCGAAGCCCTCAGGCTGGTGGATTACGAGGGGCTAACTCAGGAGGAGGCAGGAAAGAGAATGGGCGTCTCCCGTGGCACCGTCTGGAGGGCGCTAAACTCCGCCCGAAAGAAGGTTGCCCAGATGCTCGTTGAGGGAAGGGAGCTCATAATTCTGCCCCAAGGGAACGAAGTGCCCAAGGGTATGGAAGAGGACCTCTGAGGCGTTATTTTCCGAAATCTTTTCTAACCTCAAAATTTATTAGGATATCCTAATTCTCATGTCCTGCCAAATTTTTTCAGAGTGTCTTTACTTTATATAAGCTATATAAAATTATTGAATTTAATAGTACTATATTAAAATTTTAAATAAGATTTTAAGTATTAATTATAAAGTAAAAGTTTAACTGATATTAATAAAAATTAGTTAAATAACAAAAAGAAAAATTAAGATACGCAAAAAATTGTAAATTTTCTCCAAAGTTTACCATAGTTTAGCATAAACAAAAATACATATGCGAAAGAGAGATACAAAGAACTCAGCAGATGACAGATAAAAGGGTATGAGAGTCGATTAATCCAAAGAGACATACTATCACACGAGCGGTAGATGCGAAAAATGAACATACACCACGCGGGTTTGTAGCAAACTTAGAATAAAACAGGCACAAGTTTAACATGTGTAACTACAAGGAAAAAGGAATGTGTTTTCGTTTATTCTCAGTAGTGAAAACATTAGCACCTTTAGAGCTTCTGGGAATCTATCTACAGAATCCATTCATTTAGAAGGTACTGGCTCCACTGCACAAGCCAGAAACTGCAAAACATTATATCACCACTACATTTATTCAGCACACCACTGGCAAAGAAGACCCACCACAAAGTAGTGCGCATATAAGTGGCATAACAGGATATCCCTTAATGTCTACCAAAGAGGTCCTCGTTTGGTGGCCGATGGGCTAATATCTATCGTTCCGAGGCCTACCCCCATAATGTAACTATTGGAACTGCCATTTGGATTTGAATTGATGGGTACTCCCATAATAATGAACATGTCTGCCCATAAGTTTGGGATATAATGTATCTTATATCCAAAATTTATGCACACACAAATACATTAAGAGAAGGGAATATCTGAAGAAAACTTCCACAACACGCGTACCCCCACTATAGAGCGCCGGGAGATATACTTGTAGTATTTATAACCACAGTGAATTGTAAGCAAAAAAATAGTGCTGGATGCTGGGGCTTCCATGGCAAATTTTGCTCTGTGGATAACACCATGAAGACAGATACATCTCAAGTGTGCTGGAGAATCCAGTTATTACTATTAAAAACAGTATATTTTCTGGAAAATTTAACATTAGTTATTATAATTTAAACACTAATTAAAAACATGATATTAAGCTTAAATTCTTAGTTATTAATAACTTTAATATTATGTTAAGATATTAATTTAAATCGAAAGAGAATAAAAAGACTAAATTAAGAAGTAAATTCACACCCAAAAATCCAGAGAGTTAGTGGTAAGGTAAAAGAAAAATTAAAGGGAATGCTCACGGACGTAGCGAAGCACGTTGTCAACTATCTGGGGAGCAATCCCAATGTAGTTCTCAGGCTTCAGCGAGGCCAAATCCTCATCGGTTAGATACTCCCTAACTTCCCCACTCTCCTTCACGACCTCAAGGAAGTCCCTTCCTTCCTCAAAAGCCTTCATGGCCAATTGCCTGACGAGCTCGTGCGCCTCCTGTCTGCCCATGCCTTTCTCGGCGAGCTTGAGCATCAGCGGTTCGGCCATGATGAGGTTCTTCGTCAGGTAGAGGTTGCGCTCGATGTTCTTGGGGAAGAACTCAAGGCCCTTGAGAACGCGGATTGTGACGCGGAGCATCTCGTCGAGGAGAACGAAGCTCTCGGGCAGAATAACGCGCTCGACGGAGGAATTCGTAAGGTCTCTCTCGTGCCACAGCGGGTTGTTGAGAAGCGCGGGGATAACGTTTGAGTAGAGAACCCTCGCCAGACCGCAGACCTTCTCTGTCCTTATGGGGTTCCTCTTGTGGGGCATCGTCGAAGAACCAACCTGCTTCTTTCCAAAGGGCTCGCTGACCTCAAGGATTTCCGTCCTCTGGAGGTTCCTAATCTCAAGGCCTATTTTGTCAAGAGTAGAAGCAACCAGGGCCAGAAACATCATCAGCTCGGCGTATAAGTCCCTCGGAACGAGCTGGTTGGTTATCAGCGCGGGCTTAAGGTCAAGGTCCTCCATGACGAGCCTCTCAATCTCAAGGGCCCTCTCCCCAAATGAAGCGGCGGTTCCAACGGCACCGCGCATCTTGCCAACGAGAACGCGCTTCTTGAGCTCCCCAAGCCTCTCAAGGTGTCTCTGAACCTCGTCGAGCCAGAGGGCGAACTTCATGCCGTAGGTCGTTGGAACCGCGTGCTGTCCGTGGGTTCTGCCGATACAGACGGTGTACTTGTGCTCCTCGGCGAGCTTTGCCAGAACGTCGCGGAGCTCCCTAAGGTAGCGCTCGATGAGCTCGAGGCTCTCCTTTATGAGGAGCGCGTTGGCGGTGTCGATTATGTCGTTGGAGGTCGCGCCGAGATGGACGTACTTCCCGTGCTCCCCGCAGACCTCGCTCAAGGCCTTGACGACGGCCATTATATCGTGGTGTATCTCCGCTTCTATCTCCTTGACGCGCTCAAGTTTCACCCACTCCGTGCTGGCCCTCTCGGAAATCACGCGGGCGCTTTCCTCGGGAATGTTGCCGAGCTTCGCGTGGGCCCTCGCCAGAGC
The Thermococcus sp. 21S9 DNA segment above includes these coding regions:
- the purB gene encoding adenylosuccinate lyase yields the protein MAVHPIDYRYGSEEMRRIWDEENKLQKLLDVEAALARAHAKLGNIPEESARVISERASTEWVKLERVKEIEAEIHHDIMAVVKALSEVCGEHGKYVHLGATSNDIIDTANALLIKESLELIERYLRELRDVLAKLAEEHKYTVCIGRTHGQHAVPTTYGMKFALWLDEVQRHLERLGELKKRVLVGKMRGAVGTAASFGERALEIERLVMEDLDLKPALITNQLVPRDLYAELMMFLALVASTLDKIGLEIRNLQRTEILEVSEPFGKKQVGSSTMPHKRNPIRTEKVCGLARVLYSNVIPALLNNPLWHERDLTNSSVERVILPESFVLLDEMLRVTIRVLKGLEFFPKNIERNLYLTKNLIMAEPLMLKLAEKGMGRQEAHELVRQLAMKAFEEGRDFLEVVKESGEVREYLTDEDLASLKPENYIGIAPQIVDNVLRYVREHSL